ATATTGAAGAGCACGACTTAGAAGTAAAGGTCAAGAATGCTCACAAATTCCTTTCAGAAGGAAATAAGGTCAAAGCAAGTCTTCGATTCAGAGGCAGACAGCAAAAATATACAAATGATGGAAATGATGTGATGTCAAGGTTTGCAGAAGCACTCAGCGAGATCGGTTCTGTTGAAAAAGCGCCTCTTCAGGAAGGCAGAACCATGTTCATGATCATCGGCCCTAAAAAACATGACTAATGTAGAGAATTTTAATGATCAGGGAAAATCAGAAGAAATCCTGAATGCCATATCACATGGACTGGGTGGATTACTTGCGATCGCAGGGACTGTAGTTATGCTGGTCATTGCATCGGGAAGCGGAAAGGTGATTGATGTCATCAGCGCTTCCCTTTATTGCTTTGGCTTAATTTTTCTATATATCATGTCTACGCTGTATCATTCCATGAACCGATATAAGGTGAAACGGATCTTTCAGAAGTTGGATCATTGCTCAATCTTTGTACTGATCGTCGGAAGCTATGCACCGATTTGCCTTTCGCTGCTGGGAGGCAAGCTGGGATGGAGCATATTCGGCGTTAACCTTTTTCTTGCAGTGCTTGGAATTGTAGCCAATGCCATCAGCGTGAAAAAATGGAGCAAACTTTCCTTGCTTCTTTATCTGCTTATGGGATGGTCCGTTCTGGCTGGGATAAAGCCGCTGATGCAGTTGATTTCTGTCAGCGGGTTCCTTCTCCTGCTACTGGGCGGACTGTTTTATTCCATCGGCGTAATTTTCTATACCAGAAAGAAACCTCGTTACATGCATGCGGTGTGGCATATTTTTGTCTTGGCGGGAAGCTGTTTTCACTACTTTTTTATTTTTTTCTTTATATTCTAGTCCTAATTATAATTGAAACATTGAGTGGCGATAGCCACTTTTTTTATTGGAAAATATCGAACTCGATCAGGTCTGTATGGAGGTTCAGAAGCCGAAATCGAGGATGGTCGAAGGATAGTCCTTGCAAACCGTATCTTTTAGGATTATATTAAAATCATCCAGGTAAGCGGAGGAAATTATGAGTAGGGAAGTGAATCCTAAAAAGGATTATATTATTAATTCCCATGAACGATGCAGACAGTATAAGGTTGAGCAGGATCGTGTCTTCAGTAAGAAGATCATATCCGGCAATGAGCTCTATAGAAAATTTGAGACAAAACGGGAATTAATCGATACAGCGGATTTTTTTATGAACCGGCTGTACAATTTCGTGAAGGGATCTAATTTTTTCTCGATTTTAACGGATGAAGAAGGATGCATTTTAAGCATTATCGGAGATGAGAGTATCCTTTCTGAAGCATTTTCTTTAAAAATGGTACCAGGTGCGTATATGGATGAACGCAGCATCGGAACCAATTCTATGGGCACGACTCTCTTTGAGGGCAAGCCTGTCCAGGTCTCCGGCGAGGAGCATTACATAAAGGCCTATCACAGGTGGACTTGTTCTGCCTCTCCCATACGAAACACAAGAGGCGAAATCATCGGAAGTATTGATTTGACTGGATTCAGCGAGTCTGTGAATCTTCATACCCTGGGAATGGTGGTGGCTGCTGCCAATGCCATCGAAGAGATGATCGATATCAAACGATACAATGAAGAACTATCCATGGAAAAGAAGTTCACCGAGACCATTCTGGAATCCATCGATGCAGGCATTCTGACTGCAGACTTGGATGGCAATATTAAAACTGCCAATCATCATGCGGCAGATTTATTTGGTTACAGTCAGAATGAAATAAAATCCATGCAGGCTTCAGATCTCCTTGATGATTGGGTCAAGGTGAGAAATGCCATAATCAACAAGAAGAGCTTTGTAGATTCTGAGGTCTTTGTCAATTCGAAACGCAAAAAACTACAGTTCAATTTGAGCGCTTATCCGAATTATGACAGTGAGCAGAAATTAAGGAATATTGTTTTTGTTTTTGTAGAAGCCAGGAAAATCCGAAAGCTGGCGAATAAAATCATGGGGCATCAGGCGATCTATACTTTCGAGAAGATCATCGGTCAAGATAAAAAATTTACACGTATCATTGAATATGCGAAAAAGATTGCAGACAGCAGATCAAATGTACTGATTATGGGCGAAAGCGGAACGGGAAAAGAGCTTTTTGCTCAAGCAATTCATAATTACAGCAGCAGACATGACGAACCTTTTGTTGCAATTAATTGCGGTGCAATACCAAGGAATCTCATTGAATCAGAATTGTTCGGATATGAGGGCGGCGCTTTTACAGGTGCCAAGAACTCCGGTCAGCCGGGCAAGTTTGAGATTGCCGATGGTGGAACGATTTTTCTTGATGAAATTGGTGAAATGCCATTGGATATGCAAACCAGATTGCTGCGCGTTATCGAAGAAGGTATCGTAATTCGGGTAGGGAGCAACAAGGAAATTCTTGTGGATGCCAGAGTTATCGCCGCAACCAATAAGGACTTAAATGAAGAAGTAAAAAAAGGAAATTTCCGAAAAGATCTCTACTACCGCTTGAATGTACTTCCAATCAGACTTATGCCTCTTAGGGAAAGGAAAGGGGATATCCCTCTGCTTAGCCAATATTTTATGGAGCGGATTGCAAGAAAGCTAAAGAAGAAAAGCATTCCAATCAATGATGAGACCATGAAGGCTCTTTTGGAATATGAATGGCCCGGCAATATCAGGGAACTTGAGAACATGATCGAATTAATCGTGAATACAGAATCCCTTCCGGAAAGTTTTATGAAATTTATGCCAGACACTCAAATCAAATCCAATTCTGAGTTCACACTGAAGCATCAGGAACTTGCAGAAAGCGATATCGCTGAAGAAATCTTGAATCTTGAATTGATGGAGAAGCTGCATATTCTGAAAGCTTTGAACCGATACGACGGCAACATTTCTCTATGTGCAAAAACTTTGGGAATTGGAAGAAACACCCTGTATCGGAAGATGGAATATTACGGAATCAGATGTTCGGATTCAGAAAGGGTCTCCTCCTATATGGCATAAGCATTGCACCTTCTATATGGCATGAATTTTGCTTTAATATATTCTAAATTGTGATCTCGAAATAGAACCGGGCAGCAATGCAAGGAATAGGGCTTACAAGCTTACAAGTATTGGGATAAACGAGAGGAAGGTGCAGTCCATGAAAGAGGAGAAGGAACAGGACGTTCCTTGGATCTGTGATCAATGCAAGGAGAAACTGGTTCTGCGCAAGGTGAAAGTATCCTATTTGGGAGGCAACTTTGAGGTAGATCTCATGAAGTGTCCCAAATGCAGTAATGTTTTTATCGGGGAAGAACTGGCTACCGGAAAAATGCTGGAAGTTGAGAAGGGTCTGGAGGATAAGTAGTGAGCGATCAATTGGGTAATACGGGATTTCTCATGTTCCGTTTAAAGAATGCCGGATACTGCTGTACACAGATCATGCTCAAGCTGGCCCTTGATGAAGAAGAAAAGGAAAATAAGGATCTGCTTCGTGCAGCAAATGGCTTGTGTATGGGGATCGGGAGCAGTCAGAAAATCTGCGGTGTACTGACAGGGGGGATCATGGTGTTGGGACTCTATGCGGGAAAAGGCGCCGATAGAGAGTTTCCAAACCCCATATATTCTCAGATGGTGGATGAATATACAGACTGGTTTGAGGCATTGTATGAGAGTACGGAATGCCGCGATATCATCGGAGTCTGCACGGTAACGGATTATCTCACCAATCAGGAATATCTGATGAAATGCGGAGATATTATGGTACAGAGCTTTAAAAAAATTGTGGAAATTCTGGAGTCCCATGATTTTACCTTCGGGGACAGAGAATAAGGGGATAAGGGGTTTCCTAATGAGTGCAAGCGTCTACTTAAGACTAAAAATCGAACTTGATCACGGAAGAAAAGCAGTGATGGTTACCAACGTTTCTGACGGGAGAGTAAAAGAAGTCGATCAAATGAAAAAAGTCGGCGTTGAAAAAACCCTTATAACTGAGGACCAGCTTTCGAAATGCCAGGGAGAACCTCTTCTGGCAAAAGCGCTGCATGCGATGGAAACTAGCTCTCTGCAATTTTTTCAAGAAGAAGATGGGACATTCCTGCTGATTGAGCCTTATGAGCCAATGCCAAAAATGATCCTTCTGGGAGGTGGGGCTATCGCCGTACCACTTGCAGAATTGGGCGCCAAAGTCGGCCTTTCTGTCACGGTAGCAGATGACAGGCCCAACTATGCAAATAAGGATCGCTTTCCTCAAGCTGAAACGATCATCTGTGATGAATTCTCAAGCTGTCTTGCTCAGTTAATCCTGAATGAGTATAGCTTTGTGGTTATCGTAACGAGAGAACATAAGCATGATTTGGAATGTTTGCGTATGGTATTAAACAATAAAACAGCATATACGGGTATGGTCGGATCCAAAGTAAGTTTGAGCCGTGTCAAGGAGCAGCTCTTACAGGAAGGATTCTCTAAAGAACGGATTCATAAAATACATATGCCTGTGGGACTGGATATTGGTGCCGCCACACCGGACGAGATTGCAGTTTCCATCATTGCGCAGATCATACAGTACAGGAGATTTTTAAAAAAAGCTCTAATCCTGAATGGAGCATGTGATAGGGTCAGAAATGAAGTTGACCACCTCGTTTTAAATGCTCTTTGCGAAGATCCGGAGGAACCAAGAGCTTTGGCAACGGTTGTGGAAACCTGGGGCTCTGTGCCAAGGAAAGCAGGTGCGAAAATGCTGATCTGGTCTTATGGAATGACAGTCGGAAGCATTGGCGGAGGATATGCAGAAGGGGAGCTGATCAATGCCGCCTGGCAGATCATCGGTACCGGCTGCTCAGCCCTCCATGAAATTGATCTTACGGGGCAAACGGATGAAGAGGAAGGAATGGTTTGCGGAGGTAGGATGAAAGTATTGATCGAGGACTGCTCTGTTCCAAAATAGAGCAGTGTTCCACTTCGTGACACTAATTGAGCAAGATAACCGTTCCGTAATGGAACAGAATGGAATTGATCAGAGAAGCCACGATACCAAATAAATAACAAAGATATCAAGAAAAGGGCACTGTCCTTTTCTTATTTTTTTGGCATGATATATGCTAATTCAATTGGTAGTAGAAATAAGAGGCAGAATGGTATGCGGTTATTTATAGAAGCGCTGGTTGATTCCAAAAAAGCGGAACCATCACCGTTTCACTAAGTCAAGTTTAAAATGGAGGGAAACTATGCTTAAAAAGACGTTGTTTATCAATGAGAGCGAAAAACGTGTCGTAGTTGATCCTGAAGTCACTCTTGCTGAGGTTTTGAGAACACAAATGTTTCTCACAGGAACCAAGGTCGGATGCGGCAAAGGCGCTTGTGGTGCCTGTACGGTAATCCTGAACGGGGAAGCTGTCCGTTCCTGTATCCTGAAGATGAGGGATGTACCGGAAGATGCCAGGATCATTACCATTGAGGGGGTAGGAGCTGGGAATCGCCTTCACCCCATTCAGCTTGCTTGGGTGGTTCACGTCGCTGCGCAATGCGGATTCTGTGCACCAGGCTTTATTATGTCTGCCAAGGCGCTGCTGGATCAGAATCTGAGCCCCAGCAGAGAAGAAGTAAAGGCGTGGTTCCAAGTCCATCACAATGTATGCAGATGCGGCGGTGATGACCCTGCAGCGGATGCGGTACTGGATGCTGCAAAGCTGCTGCGGGGAGATATGACTACAGAAGAACTTTGGTCAAAACTAAAGGATCAAGCACATGGTTCTACCCATGACGGTGACAATGGTGCGGCAGTGGCAAAGGTCACAGGCGTATGGGATTTCGGTGCAGATCTTGGACTCAAGCTCCCGGAAGGAACACTTCATGCCAAGCTGGTTACGTCACAGGCAGATCAGGCTAACATTCTTGCCATCGATACTTCTGAAGCAGAAACCATGCCCGGGGTTTACAAGGTTCTCACTTATAAGGATGTGCTTGGTACAAACTATATCAGTCAAACCGCTTACGCCTCCGGAACAGGCAGAGAGGGTGCAATTTTAAGCGATAAAAAAGCAGTCTCCTACGGTGATGCTGTGGCTATGGTACTTGCGTTCAAACCGAAGCTGGCTGAAGAAGCGGCTAAAAAGGTAAAGATTAAAGTGGAGGGCCTTACCGAGGGTGCATCAGCAAGTGAAGATGGTGCAAAACCTTTAGAGCCTAATACTGGATTTGCCTATCTGAATGAAAAAGGAAAGCTGATGATTCATACCAGGAATACAGATCTTTCGCCCAGAGAGTTGGCGGATAGCATTGGGATCTCACCGGAGAAGGTGACGCTGGTACCAAGTCCTGCTGTGGGAATGGGTCAGGTCAAACCGTCAGCAGTGTCTTTGGAAGGGCTTCTTGGTGTTGCTGCATTGTCCGTTAAAAAACCGGTATACCTCGAGCTGTGATCGGGCGAGCCGTGATCAGTAATGGGAAAGAACGTTTGATAGCAGCGCAGCTGAAACTGTTAAATATTTGATTATGGGAGGTGTAACGGTATCGCTTATGCGATGTCTGAAGTATCATGAGTAAAATTTTAATGATTTATCCAAAGAAGTGTAAAAACTGCGGAACCTGCGAGTCCGTATGTTCGAACGCGGCAGTGAATGTAATCCATTTTGAAGAAGCGGTGATTTCAGTTCCCGTTATGTGCATGCAGTGTGAGGATGCGGCTTGCATGAAGGTCTGTCCGACGGGGGCAGTTTACCGGGATGAGAACGGTGCTGTTATTACAGATCCGGGCAAATGTATCGGCTGCAAGATGTGCATCAGCTCCTGCCCCATGGGGAATATCCACTATAGTACAAGGCAAAGAAAAGTAATGAAATGCAACCTTTGCGATGGGAATCCCGATTGTGTGAAATATTGTCCCACAAGGGCCATTGAATATGTGGATGGTACGGTGTCCAACATGGAAAAGAAGCGAGCGGTAGCGGAGAAGTTTCTGGAATTGTTTGAGGATCAGTAGGAAGAAATCCACCGGTTTCACGCAGGCAGTTTCAAATTGATTTTTAAAAGGAGACAATCAGATGATTAGAAAAACCTTGTTTGTCAATGGAGTTGAGAGACATCTCATCGTGGACCCTGATGAATCCCTGCTGAATGTTCTGAGAAATCAACTCTTTCTGATAGGAACAAAATCCGGGTGCGGAGGAGAAGGCGAATGTGGCGCCTGTACCGTAATCTGGGACGGCAAAGCCGTCAGATCCTGCAATTATAAGATGGAACGAATACCGGACGGCGCTCAGATCGTTACCATCGAAGGAGTAGGAACAAAAGAATGCCTTCATCCGCTTCAGCTGTCATGGATGATTCATGGTGGTGCTCAATGCGGGTTCTGTACCCCCGGCTTTATTGTTTCTGCAAAAGCGCTTCTTGACCAGAATCAGAATCCCACCAGAGAAGAGGTGCGGGAATGGTTTCAGGTCAACCGCAACATCTGCAGGTGTACCGGCTACAAGCCGCTGGTGGACGCTGTCATGGATGCTGCCAGGCTTGTCCGCGGAGAAGTAACAAAAGAGGAGCTGTGGCCTAAGCTGAAGGATGGCGTGAGCCTGATGGGCTCCAGTATGCCCAGGCCCTCTGCACTGGCAAAGGTCACTGGAACCTGGGATTTCGGAGCGGATTCAGGACGGAAGCTTCCTGAGGGAGCCCTACATATCAAGCTCGTTCAAGCAAAGGTATCTCACGCAAACATCCTGAATATTGATACTTCTGAAGCAGAAAAGATGCCAGGGGTATATCAGGTAATCACATATAAAGATGTACCGGGAACCAACCGGATCAACGGTCTGGCTTTTCCCGCCAATAAGGGCAGCGGGAAAGAACGGCCCATTCTAAATGATAAGAAAATCTTCCAATTTGGAGATGCCCTTGCCATGGTACTGGCGTATTCTCCTAAGATTGCAGAAGAAGCGGCTAAGAAAGTCAAGGTTGAGATTGAAGAACTGCCAGCCTATATGAATGCTTTGGATGCCATGGACGAGGATGCCATTGAGATCCATCCCGGTACGCCGAACGTATACTTTGAAAACCACAACATAAAGGGAGAGGAAGTAGAACCTCTGTTCGAGGAGCTGCCTTTTGTCGTTGAGGATGATTTTTATGTGGGCAGGCAGCCGCATCTTCCTCTGGAGCCGGATGTAGGCTATGCTTACATCGATGAGGAAGGGAAGCTGGTTATCCACTCCAAAAGTATCGGGCTGCAGCTGCACGCGCTGATGGTAGCGGAAGGCATTGGTGTGCCGCTGGATCAGCTGGTCATCGTACAGAATAACGCCGGAGGAACCTTTGGCTACAAATTCAGCCCGACCATGGAAGGTCTTTTGGGTGTAGCTGCAATGGTGACGAAAAAACCTGTATTTTTAGAATTCAATATGTATCAGCAGATTACCTACACAGGTAAGCGTTCCCCGTTCTTTATCAATGTGAAGATGGGTGCTGATGAGAACGGCAAGATTAAAGCAATGGCCTCAGATTGGACGGTAGATCATGGTCCATACTGTGAATTCGGTGACCTTTTAACCATGCGGGCGCCCCAATTCATTGGAGCGGGCTACAATATTCCGAATATCCGGGGTAACGGCAGGACGGTTGCTACAAACCATGCTTGGGGCTCAGCGTTCCGGGGATACGGATCTCCCCAGAGTCTGTTTTCCTCGGAAGTTCTGGTGGATGAGCTTGCAGTGAAGGCTGGGATGGATCCGCTGGAGTTTCGCTATTTGAACGTGTATCGTCAAGGAGATACCACACCGACGGGGTGTGAACCCGACGTGATCGCATTCCCGCAAGCATTGGAAAAACTGAGACCGATCTATAAAAAGGCGAAGGAAAGCGCTAAAGCAAAGAACGCCAGGGGCGGTGATTTGAAGTACGGTGTTGGAATTTCTTTATTGGAATACGGCTGCGGACTGGATGGTGCTGATTCATCGGAAGCTTGGGCAGAGATCACTGAGAAAGGAATTTCCATCGGAAGCTGCTGGGAGGATCACGGACAGGGTGCAGACATGGGCTTTTTATCCGTTGCGCATGAGGGATTAAAGCCTCTGGGAATTAAGCCGGAGCAGATCAGGCTCGTTATGAATGACACGGAAAAAGCACCAAACAGCGGTCCTGCAGGCGGAAGCCGTTCTACAGTGATGACAGGAAATGCCACCC
This genomic window from Clostridiales bacterium contains:
- a CDS encoding hemolysin III family protein; this translates as MTNVENFNDQGKSEEILNAISHGLGGLLAIAGTVVMLVIASGSGKVIDVISASLYCFGLIFLYIMSTLYHSMNRYKVKRIFQKLDHCSIFVLIVGSYAPICLSLLGGKLGWSIFGVNLFLAVLGIVANAISVKKWSKLSLLLYLLMGWSVLAGIKPLMQLISVSGFLLLLLGGLFYSIGVIFYTRKKPRYMHAVWHIFVLAGSCFHYFFIFFFIF
- a CDS encoding PAS domain S-box protein; translated protein: MSREVNPKKDYIINSHERCRQYKVEQDRVFSKKIISGNELYRKFETKRELIDTADFFMNRLYNFVKGSNFFSILTDEEGCILSIIGDESILSEAFSLKMVPGAYMDERSIGTNSMGTTLFEGKPVQVSGEEHYIKAYHRWTCSASPIRNTRGEIIGSIDLTGFSESVNLHTLGMVVAAANAIEEMIDIKRYNEELSMEKKFTETILESIDAGILTADLDGNIKTANHHAADLFGYSQNEIKSMQASDLLDDWVKVRNAIINKKSFVDSEVFVNSKRKKLQFNLSAYPNYDSEQKLRNIVFVFVEARKIRKLANKIMGHQAIYTFEKIIGQDKKFTRIIEYAKKIADSRSNVLIMGESGTGKELFAQAIHNYSSRHDEPFVAINCGAIPRNLIESELFGYEGGAFTGAKNSGQPGKFEIADGGTIFLDEIGEMPLDMQTRLLRVIEEGIVIRVGSNKEILVDARVIAATNKDLNEEVKKGNFRKDLYYRLNVLPIRLMPLRERKGDIPLLSQYFMERIARKLKKKSIPINDETMKALLEYEWPGNIRELENMIELIVNTESLPESFMKFMPDTQIKSNSEFTLKHQELAESDIAEEILNLELMEKLHILKALNRYDGNISLCAKTLGIGRNTLYRKMEYYGIRCSDSERVSSYMA
- a CDS encoding DNA-binding protein → MKEEKEQDVPWICDQCKEKLVLRKVKVSYLGGNFEVDLMKCPKCSNVFIGEELATGKMLEVEKGLEDK
- a CDS encoding C_GCAxxG_C_C family protein, with the protein product MGNTGFLMFRLKNAGYCCTQIMLKLALDEEEKENKDLLRAANGLCMGIGSSQKICGVLTGGIMVLGLYAGKGADREFPNPIYSQMVDEYTDWFEALYESTECRDIIGVCTVTDYLTNQEYLMKCGDIMVQSFKKIVEILESHDFTFGDRE
- a CDS encoding xanthine dehydrogenase; the encoded protein is MILPSGTENKGIRGFLMSASVYLRLKIELDHGRKAVMVTNVSDGRVKEVDQMKKVGVEKTLITEDQLSKCQGEPLLAKALHAMETSSLQFFQEEDGTFLLIEPYEPMPKMILLGGGAIAVPLAELGAKVGLSVTVADDRPNYANKDRFPQAETIICDEFSSCLAQLILNEYSFVVIVTREHKHDLECLRMVLNNKTAYTGMVGSKVSLSRVKEQLLQEGFSKERIHKIHMPVGLDIGAATPDEIAVSIIAQIIQYRRFLKKALILNGACDRVRNEVDHLVLNALCEDPEEPRALATVVETWGSVPRKAGAKMLIWSYGMTVGSIGGGYAEGELINAAWQIIGTGCSALHEIDLTGQTDEEEGMVCGGRMKVLIEDCSVPK
- a CDS encoding 2Fe-2S iron-sulfur cluster binding domain-containing protein, which codes for MLKKTLFINESEKRVVVDPEVTLAEVLRTQMFLTGTKVGCGKGACGACTVILNGEAVRSCILKMRDVPEDARIITIEGVGAGNRLHPIQLAWVVHVAAQCGFCAPGFIMSAKALLDQNLSPSREEVKAWFQVHHNVCRCGGDDPAADAVLDAAKLLRGDMTTEELWSKLKDQAHGSTHDGDNGAAVAKVTGVWDFGADLGLKLPEGTLHAKLVTSQADQANILAIDTSEAETMPGVYKVLTYKDVLGTNYISQTAYASGTGREGAILSDKKAVSYGDAVAMVLAFKPKLAEEAAKKVKIKVEGLTEGASASEDGAKPLEPNTGFAYLNEKGKLMIHTRNTDLSPRELADSIGISPEKVTLVPSPAVGMGQVKPSAVSLEGLLGVAALSVKKPVYLEL
- a CDS encoding 4Fe-4S dicluster domain-containing protein, which gives rise to MSKILMIYPKKCKNCGTCESVCSNAAVNVIHFEEAVISVPVMCMQCEDAACMKVCPTGAVYRDENGAVITDPGKCIGCKMCISSCPMGNIHYSTRQRKVMKCNLCDGNPDCVKYCPTRAIEYVDGTVSNMEKKRAVAEKFLELFEDQ
- a CDS encoding molybdopterin-dependent oxidoreductase, with protein sequence MIRKTLFVNGVERHLIVDPDESLLNVLRNQLFLIGTKSGCGGEGECGACTVIWDGKAVRSCNYKMERIPDGAQIVTIEGVGTKECLHPLQLSWMIHGGAQCGFCTPGFIVSAKALLDQNQNPTREEVREWFQVNRNICRCTGYKPLVDAVMDAARLVRGEVTKEELWPKLKDGVSLMGSSMPRPSALAKVTGTWDFGADSGRKLPEGALHIKLVQAKVSHANILNIDTSEAEKMPGVYQVITYKDVPGTNRINGLAFPANKGSGKERPILNDKKIFQFGDALAMVLAYSPKIAEEAAKKVKVEIEELPAYMNALDAMDEDAIEIHPGTPNVYFENHNIKGEEVEPLFEELPFVVEDDFYVGRQPHLPLEPDVGYAYIDEEGKLVIHSKSIGLQLHALMVAEGIGVPLDQLVIVQNNAGGTFGYKFSPTMEGLLGVAAMVTKKPVFLEFNMYQQITYTGKRSPFFINVKMGADENGKIKAMASDWTVDHGPYCEFGDLLTMRAPQFIGAGYNIPNIRGNGRTVATNHAWGSAFRGYGSPQSLFSSEVLVDELAVKAGMDPLEFRYLNVYRQGDTTPTGCEPDVIAFPQALEKLRPIYKKAKESAKAKNARGGDLKYGVGISLLEYGCGLDGADSSEAWAEITEKGISIGSCWEDHGQGADMGFLSVAHEGLKPLGIKPEQIRLVMNDTEKAPNSGPAGGSRSTVMTGNATRVACENLVAALKKDDGTYRSYQEMIDEGLPTKYMGSWTAPCTACSVETGQGNPFPVYMYGVLLAEVSVDTISGKVKIEKLTLVSDCGPILNKLVLEGQLWGGLTQGIGLALSEDFEDLNKHTTLVKCGIPRIMDVPDNMEIIHQETPRPYGPFGLAGSGEMPLSAPHAAIVNAIYNACGVRITKLPARPEKILAAL